One Gossypium raimondii isolate GPD5lz chromosome 3, ASM2569854v1, whole genome shotgun sequence genomic window carries:
- the LOC105794329 gene encoding RNA demethylase ALKBH10B isoform X1, with amino-acid sequence MAMPSGNVVLSDKMQFAAPPAAGAGGGGGGAAGGEIHQHHPRQWFPDERDGFIYWLRGEFAAANAMIDSLCQHLREVGEVGEYEAVIACIQQRRSNWNPVLHMQQYFSVAEVSYALQQVSWRRRQRPYDQGKLGGKEYKRSGFGFKGHRLEVAKEMQNSGVDNDANLTVNTISDRNDRKTEKRDDNKSGGEDKVSAVSEDIKDAASKPQADSSLKKSGSSVGTIPGNTEPGTEEVNGGCTSSCKVNDLHSAQNESEKQNLAKGPKTFVGNEMFDGKMVNVVDGLKLYEELLDEKEVLDLVSLVNDLRAAGKRGQFQEAGQTYVASKKPMKGHGREMIQLGLPIADAPLDDEISAGTSKDRRIEAIPALLQDAIDRLVDSQVMTAKPDSCIIDVYNEGDHSMPRMWPPWFGKPICVMFLTECDITFGRMISVDPPGDFRGSLKLSLAPGSLLVMHGKSADFAKHALPSVRKQRILVTFTKYQPKKSMSDNPRLPSPPLSQSSQWVPSPSRSPNHFRLSAGPKHYAAIPTTGVMPAPPIRPQIPPSNGVQPLFVPTPVPPAIPFPASVPIPPGSTGWPAAATRHPPPRLPIPGTGVFLPPPGSNSASQQSSTTATEPNIPVETTSPPQENEIESGKTNQHAASPEVGLDKKSPKQDCNGSVDGSVSGRAMVKEEVQCAENSVKQSC; translated from the exons atggcaatgcCATCGGGAAATGTAGTTTTATCTGATAAAATGCAGTTTGCTGCTCCTCCAGCTGCAGGAGCTGGCGGCGGCGGAGGTGGAGCTGCTGGAGGTGAGATCCACCAGCACCATCCTCGGCAATGGTTCCCCGATGAGCGTGATGGCTTCATCTATTGGTTGCGAGGGGAATTCGCCGCCGCCAATGCTATGATTGACTCTCTTTGTCAACATTTGCGTGAGGTTGGAGAAGTAGGGGAGTATGAAGCCGTGATTGCTTGCATTCAACAAAGGAGATCTAATTGGAACCCCGTGCTTCATATGCAGCAGTACTTTTCTGTTGCTGAGGTCTCCTACGCGCTTCAACAGGTCTCCTGGAGAAGGAGACAAAGGCCTTATGATCAAGGGAAACTTGGGGgcaaagagtacaaaagatcTGGCTTTGGGTTTAAGGGGCATAGGTTAGAGGTGGCTAAAGAAATGCAGAATTCGGGCGTGGATAATGATGCGAATTTGACTGTTAACACAATTTCAGACAGAAACGATAGAAAGACTGAGAAACGTGATGACAATAAATCGGGTGGGGAGGATAAAGTTTCAGCAGTCTCGGAGGATATAAAAG ATGCTGCTTCTAAGCCTCAAGCTGATAGCAGCTTAAAAAAGTCAGGGAGTTCGGTAGGAACTATACCTGGAAACACGGAACCTGGAACTGAGGAAGTAAATGGTGGGTGCACATCCAGCTGTAAAG TGAATGATTTACATTCTGCCCAAAATGAGAGTGAAAAGCAGAATCTGGCTAAAGGTCCAAAAACTTTTGTTGGTAATGAGATGTTTgatggaaaaatg gtCAATGTTGTTGATGGGCTTAAATTGTACGAGGAACTGTTGGATGAGAAGGAAGTTTTAGATCTTGTCTCATTGGTAAATGACTTGAGGGCTGCAGGGAAAAGAGGGCAGTTTCAAG AAGCAGGTCAGACATATGTGGCTTCAAAAAAACCCATGAAGGGACATGGCAGAGAGATGATTCAATTGGGCCTTCCAATTGCAGATGCACCTCTAGATGATGAAATTTCTGCAGGGACTTCCAAAG ATCGGAGAATAGAAGCTATTCCTGCCTTGCTGCAAGATGCTATTGATCGATTGGTTGACTCGCAAGTTATGACTGCAAAACCAGACTCTTGCATTATTGATGTCTACAATGAG GGGGATCATTCAATGCCTCGTATGTGGCCACCTTGGTTTGGAAAGCCTATTTGTGTCATGTTCTTGACCGAGTGTGACATTACTTTTGGAAGGATGATTAGCGTTGATCCTCCTGGGGACTTCAGAGGCTCTCTAAAGCTTTCTCTTGCACCTGG ATCTCTCCTTGTGATGCATGGAAAATCAGCTGATTTTGCCAAACATGCACTTCCCTCTGTCCGAAAGCAACGCATACTTGTTACATTTACCAAATATCAACCAAAAAAATCCATGTCTGACAACCCAAGGCTTCCTTCACCTCCACTTTCTCAGTCTTCACAATGGGTTCCATCGCCTAGTAGATCACCCAACCATTTTCGCCTCTCTGCTGGCCCCAAGCATTATGCAGCAATACCAACCACTGGTGTAATGCCAGCCCCACCAATTCGACCACAAATTCCGCCTTCAAATGGTGTTCAACCATTATTTGTGCCCACTCCAGTTCCACCTGCAATTCCTTTTCCTGCTTCAGTTCCCATTCCTCCAGGTTCAACCGGGTGGCCGGCTGCTGCTACAAGGCATCCTCCACCTCGTCTACCCATTCCTGGCACAGGAGTTTTTCTACCTCCTCCAGGCTCCAATTCAGCATCTCAACAGTCGTCAACAACTGCAACCGAACCCAACATTCCTGTGGAGACAACTTCCCCCCCACAGGAAAATGAGATTGAGTCAGGGAAAACCAATCAGCATGCAGCTTCTCCTGAAGTGGGGTTGGATAAAAAATCTCCAAAGCAGGACTGCAATGGAAGTGTAGATGGAAGTGTGAGTGGGAGAGCTATGGTGAAGGAAGAAGTACAATGTGCTGAGAATAGTGTCAAGCAAAGCTGCTAA
- the LOC105794329 gene encoding RNA demethylase ALKBH10B isoform X2, whose amino-acid sequence MAMPSGNVVLSDKMQFAAPPAAGAGGGGGGAAGGEIHQHHPRQWFPDERDGFIYWLRGEFAAANAMIDSLCQHLREVGEVGEYEAVIACIQQRRSNWNPVLHMQQYFSVAEVSYALQQVSWRRRQRPYDQGKLGGKEYKRSGFGFKGHRLEVAKEMQNSGVDNDANLTVNTISDRNDRKTEKRDDNKSGGEDKVSAVSEDIKDAASKPQADSSLKKSGSSVGTIPGNTEPGTEEVNGGCTSSCKVNDLHSAQNESEKQNLAKGPKTFVGNEMFDGKMVNVVDGLKLYEELLDEKEVLDLVSLVNDLRAAGKRGQFQAGQTYVASKKPMKGHGREMIQLGLPIADAPLDDEISAGTSKDRRIEAIPALLQDAIDRLVDSQVMTAKPDSCIIDVYNEGDHSMPRMWPPWFGKPICVMFLTECDITFGRMISVDPPGDFRGSLKLSLAPGSLLVMHGKSADFAKHALPSVRKQRILVTFTKYQPKKSMSDNPRLPSPPLSQSSQWVPSPSRSPNHFRLSAGPKHYAAIPTTGVMPAPPIRPQIPPSNGVQPLFVPTPVPPAIPFPASVPIPPGSTGWPAAATRHPPPRLPIPGTGVFLPPPGSNSASQQSSTTATEPNIPVETTSPPQENEIESGKTNQHAASPEVGLDKKSPKQDCNGSVDGSVSGRAMVKEEVQCAENSVKQSC is encoded by the exons atggcaatgcCATCGGGAAATGTAGTTTTATCTGATAAAATGCAGTTTGCTGCTCCTCCAGCTGCAGGAGCTGGCGGCGGCGGAGGTGGAGCTGCTGGAGGTGAGATCCACCAGCACCATCCTCGGCAATGGTTCCCCGATGAGCGTGATGGCTTCATCTATTGGTTGCGAGGGGAATTCGCCGCCGCCAATGCTATGATTGACTCTCTTTGTCAACATTTGCGTGAGGTTGGAGAAGTAGGGGAGTATGAAGCCGTGATTGCTTGCATTCAACAAAGGAGATCTAATTGGAACCCCGTGCTTCATATGCAGCAGTACTTTTCTGTTGCTGAGGTCTCCTACGCGCTTCAACAGGTCTCCTGGAGAAGGAGACAAAGGCCTTATGATCAAGGGAAACTTGGGGgcaaagagtacaaaagatcTGGCTTTGGGTTTAAGGGGCATAGGTTAGAGGTGGCTAAAGAAATGCAGAATTCGGGCGTGGATAATGATGCGAATTTGACTGTTAACACAATTTCAGACAGAAACGATAGAAAGACTGAGAAACGTGATGACAATAAATCGGGTGGGGAGGATAAAGTTTCAGCAGTCTCGGAGGATATAAAAG ATGCTGCTTCTAAGCCTCAAGCTGATAGCAGCTTAAAAAAGTCAGGGAGTTCGGTAGGAACTATACCTGGAAACACGGAACCTGGAACTGAGGAAGTAAATGGTGGGTGCACATCCAGCTGTAAAG TGAATGATTTACATTCTGCCCAAAATGAGAGTGAAAAGCAGAATCTGGCTAAAGGTCCAAAAACTTTTGTTGGTAATGAGATGTTTgatggaaaaatg gtCAATGTTGTTGATGGGCTTAAATTGTACGAGGAACTGTTGGATGAGAAGGAAGTTTTAGATCTTGTCTCATTGGTAAATGACTTGAGGGCTGCAGGGAAAAGAGGGCAGTTTCAAG CAGGTCAGACATATGTGGCTTCAAAAAAACCCATGAAGGGACATGGCAGAGAGATGATTCAATTGGGCCTTCCAATTGCAGATGCACCTCTAGATGATGAAATTTCTGCAGGGACTTCCAAAG ATCGGAGAATAGAAGCTATTCCTGCCTTGCTGCAAGATGCTATTGATCGATTGGTTGACTCGCAAGTTATGACTGCAAAACCAGACTCTTGCATTATTGATGTCTACAATGAG GGGGATCATTCAATGCCTCGTATGTGGCCACCTTGGTTTGGAAAGCCTATTTGTGTCATGTTCTTGACCGAGTGTGACATTACTTTTGGAAGGATGATTAGCGTTGATCCTCCTGGGGACTTCAGAGGCTCTCTAAAGCTTTCTCTTGCACCTGG ATCTCTCCTTGTGATGCATGGAAAATCAGCTGATTTTGCCAAACATGCACTTCCCTCTGTCCGAAAGCAACGCATACTTGTTACATTTACCAAATATCAACCAAAAAAATCCATGTCTGACAACCCAAGGCTTCCTTCACCTCCACTTTCTCAGTCTTCACAATGGGTTCCATCGCCTAGTAGATCACCCAACCATTTTCGCCTCTCTGCTGGCCCCAAGCATTATGCAGCAATACCAACCACTGGTGTAATGCCAGCCCCACCAATTCGACCACAAATTCCGCCTTCAAATGGTGTTCAACCATTATTTGTGCCCACTCCAGTTCCACCTGCAATTCCTTTTCCTGCTTCAGTTCCCATTCCTCCAGGTTCAACCGGGTGGCCGGCTGCTGCTACAAGGCATCCTCCACCTCGTCTACCCATTCCTGGCACAGGAGTTTTTCTACCTCCTCCAGGCTCCAATTCAGCATCTCAACAGTCGTCAACAACTGCAACCGAACCCAACATTCCTGTGGAGACAACTTCCCCCCCACAGGAAAATGAGATTGAGTCAGGGAAAACCAATCAGCATGCAGCTTCTCCTGAAGTGGGGTTGGATAAAAAATCTCCAAAGCAGGACTGCAATGGAAGTGTAGATGGAAGTGTGAGTGGGAGAGCTATGGTGAAGGAAGAAGTACAATGTGCTGAGAATAGTGTCAAGCAAAGCTGCTAA
- the LOC105794329 gene encoding RNA demethylase ALKBH10B isoform X3, giving the protein MAMPSGNVVLSDKMQFAAPPAAGAGGGGGGAAGGEIHQHHPRQWFPDERDGFIYWLRGEFAAANAMIDSLCQHLREVGEVGEYEAVIACIQQRRSNWNPVLHMQQYFSVAEVSYALQQVSWRRRQRPYDQGKLGGKEYKRSGFGFKGHRLEVAKEMQNSGVDNDANLTVNTISDRNDRKTEKRDDNKSGGEDKVSAVSEDIKDAASKPQADSSLKKSGSSVGTIPGNTEPGTEEVNGGCTSSCKVNDLHSAQNESEKQNLAKGPKTFVGNEMFDGKMVNVVDGLKLYEELLDEKEVLDLVSLVNDLRAAGKRGQFQGQTYVASKKPMKGHGREMIQLGLPIADAPLDDEISAGTSKDRRIEAIPALLQDAIDRLVDSQVMTAKPDSCIIDVYNEGDHSMPRMWPPWFGKPICVMFLTECDITFGRMISVDPPGDFRGSLKLSLAPGSLLVMHGKSADFAKHALPSVRKQRILVTFTKYQPKKSMSDNPRLPSPPLSQSSQWVPSPSRSPNHFRLSAGPKHYAAIPTTGVMPAPPIRPQIPPSNGVQPLFVPTPVPPAIPFPASVPIPPGSTGWPAAATRHPPPRLPIPGTGVFLPPPGSNSASQQSSTTATEPNIPVETTSPPQENEIESGKTNQHAASPEVGLDKKSPKQDCNGSVDGSVSGRAMVKEEVQCAENSVKQSC; this is encoded by the exons atggcaatgcCATCGGGAAATGTAGTTTTATCTGATAAAATGCAGTTTGCTGCTCCTCCAGCTGCAGGAGCTGGCGGCGGCGGAGGTGGAGCTGCTGGAGGTGAGATCCACCAGCACCATCCTCGGCAATGGTTCCCCGATGAGCGTGATGGCTTCATCTATTGGTTGCGAGGGGAATTCGCCGCCGCCAATGCTATGATTGACTCTCTTTGTCAACATTTGCGTGAGGTTGGAGAAGTAGGGGAGTATGAAGCCGTGATTGCTTGCATTCAACAAAGGAGATCTAATTGGAACCCCGTGCTTCATATGCAGCAGTACTTTTCTGTTGCTGAGGTCTCCTACGCGCTTCAACAGGTCTCCTGGAGAAGGAGACAAAGGCCTTATGATCAAGGGAAACTTGGGGgcaaagagtacaaaagatcTGGCTTTGGGTTTAAGGGGCATAGGTTAGAGGTGGCTAAAGAAATGCAGAATTCGGGCGTGGATAATGATGCGAATTTGACTGTTAACACAATTTCAGACAGAAACGATAGAAAGACTGAGAAACGTGATGACAATAAATCGGGTGGGGAGGATAAAGTTTCAGCAGTCTCGGAGGATATAAAAG ATGCTGCTTCTAAGCCTCAAGCTGATAGCAGCTTAAAAAAGTCAGGGAGTTCGGTAGGAACTATACCTGGAAACACGGAACCTGGAACTGAGGAAGTAAATGGTGGGTGCACATCCAGCTGTAAAG TGAATGATTTACATTCTGCCCAAAATGAGAGTGAAAAGCAGAATCTGGCTAAAGGTCCAAAAACTTTTGTTGGTAATGAGATGTTTgatggaaaaatg gtCAATGTTGTTGATGGGCTTAAATTGTACGAGGAACTGTTGGATGAGAAGGAAGTTTTAGATCTTGTCTCATTGGTAAATGACTTGAGGGCTGCAGGGAAAAGAGGGCAGTTTCAAG GTCAGACATATGTGGCTTCAAAAAAACCCATGAAGGGACATGGCAGAGAGATGATTCAATTGGGCCTTCCAATTGCAGATGCACCTCTAGATGATGAAATTTCTGCAGGGACTTCCAAAG ATCGGAGAATAGAAGCTATTCCTGCCTTGCTGCAAGATGCTATTGATCGATTGGTTGACTCGCAAGTTATGACTGCAAAACCAGACTCTTGCATTATTGATGTCTACAATGAG GGGGATCATTCAATGCCTCGTATGTGGCCACCTTGGTTTGGAAAGCCTATTTGTGTCATGTTCTTGACCGAGTGTGACATTACTTTTGGAAGGATGATTAGCGTTGATCCTCCTGGGGACTTCAGAGGCTCTCTAAAGCTTTCTCTTGCACCTGG ATCTCTCCTTGTGATGCATGGAAAATCAGCTGATTTTGCCAAACATGCACTTCCCTCTGTCCGAAAGCAACGCATACTTGTTACATTTACCAAATATCAACCAAAAAAATCCATGTCTGACAACCCAAGGCTTCCTTCACCTCCACTTTCTCAGTCTTCACAATGGGTTCCATCGCCTAGTAGATCACCCAACCATTTTCGCCTCTCTGCTGGCCCCAAGCATTATGCAGCAATACCAACCACTGGTGTAATGCCAGCCCCACCAATTCGACCACAAATTCCGCCTTCAAATGGTGTTCAACCATTATTTGTGCCCACTCCAGTTCCACCTGCAATTCCTTTTCCTGCTTCAGTTCCCATTCCTCCAGGTTCAACCGGGTGGCCGGCTGCTGCTACAAGGCATCCTCCACCTCGTCTACCCATTCCTGGCACAGGAGTTTTTCTACCTCCTCCAGGCTCCAATTCAGCATCTCAACAGTCGTCAACAACTGCAACCGAACCCAACATTCCTGTGGAGACAACTTCCCCCCCACAGGAAAATGAGATTGAGTCAGGGAAAACCAATCAGCATGCAGCTTCTCCTGAAGTGGGGTTGGATAAAAAATCTCCAAAGCAGGACTGCAATGGAAGTGTAGATGGAAGTGTGAGTGGGAGAGCTATGGTGAAGGAAGAAGTACAATGTGCTGAGAATAGTGTCAAGCAAAGCTGCTAA
- the LOC105795888 gene encoding LOW QUALITY PROTEIN: purple acid phosphatase 8 (The sequence of the model RefSeq protein was modified relative to this genomic sequence to represent the inferred CDS: substituted 4 bases at 4 genomic stop codons) yields MKYTEKDKVQMDLTGGTCLSFLVVGDWGRKGLYNQSQVALLXLKLFTIEIFDVXSVNDXKLNYSNYDVNLIKNIYYKILHFLLLAEMAEIFFVDTTPFVSNYFIDPKDHVYDWKGISPRLHYINNLLLELESGFRESTAKWKIVVGHHTIKSAGHHGNAHELAIHLLPILQAYHVDLYINGHDHCLQHISSTDSSIQFLTSGGGSKAXRGDVNNRWNPQEMKFYYDGQGFMSVEMTETDVDSKFYDVFGNAIYKWSTSKLISSAM; encoded by the exons ATGAAGTATACTGAAAAGGACAAAGTACAGATGGACTTAA CTGGTGGAACATGCCTGAGCTTCTTGGTGGTCGGAGATTGGGGAAGAAAAGGTCTCTATAACCAATCTCAAGTTGCTCTTCtctaactaaaattatttaccATTGAGATATTTGATGTATAATCAGTTAATGATTAGAAACTAAACTATTCTAACTAtgatgttaatttaattaaaaatatatattata AGATATTACATTTTCTGTTGTTGGCAGAAATGGCAGAAATTTTCTTTGTGGACACTACTCCATTTGTATCCAACTACTTCATTGACCCAAAAGATCATGTCTATGACTGGAAAGGCATTTCACCTAGACTCCATTACATTAACAATCTTTTACTG GAATTGGAATCGGGTTTTAGAGAATCCACAGCAAAATGGAAGATAGTAGTGGGTCACCATACAATCAAAAGTGCTGGGCACCATGGCAACGCTCATGAGCTAGCCATTCATCTTCTTCCTATCCTTCAG GCATACCATGTTGACCTTTATATTAACGGCCATGATCATTGCTTACAGCATATTAGCAGCACTGACAG CTCGATTCAATTCTTAACAAGTGGAGGTGGATCAAAGGCATGAAGGGGTGATGTTAATAACAGGTGGAATCCACAAGAAATGAAATTCTATTACGATGGACAAGGTTTCATGTCAGTTGAAATGACTGAGACCGATGTTGATAGCAAATTCTATGATGTTTTTGGCAATGCAATCTATAAATGGAGCACTTCCAAGCTAATTTCTTCTGCTATGTAA